A single region of the Deltaproteobacteria bacterium genome encodes:
- a CDS encoding DNA polymerase III subunit delta' yields MVEPLSSVLGQDRALSLLRRYLAAGATPHGLLFAGEEGIGKEKAARAFVAALLCRNPGEDGACRSCPECRLLASSSHPNFLHIVPETPFLRIDEIRALQEELSLKAFSDRPRAAILCPADRMTPQ; encoded by the coding sequence ATGGTAGAGCCGCTCTCCTCCGTCCTCGGCCAGGATCGGGCTCTCTCCCTCCTCCGCCGCTATCTCGCCGCCGGGGCGACCCCCCACGGGCTCCTTTTCGCGGGAGAGGAAGGGATCGGGAAGGAGAAGGCGGCGCGCGCGTTCGTCGCCGCCCTGCTCTGCCGGAACCCGGGGGAAGACGGCGCCTGCCGCTCCTGTCCCGAGTGCCGCCTTCTCGCGTCGTCCTCCCACCCGAACTTCCTTCACATCGTCCCGGAGACGCCGTTCCTGCGGATCGACGAGATCCGGGCGCTGCAGGAGGAGCTGTCCCTCAAGGCGTTCTCCGACCGCCCCCGCGCGGCCATCCTGTGCCCCGCCGACCGGATGACGCCGCAG
- a CDS encoding dTMP kinase, whose translation MSPPGNASHRAPFLTFEGIEGSGKSTQLARLSAHLSAKGIPHLVTREPGGTPLADEIRRLVLSPREERIFPETELLLYEASRAQHVRGVILPAIESGRAVLCDRFSDATTAYQGHARKLGTEIVERLNGFAAGGITPDLTLLFDLPPETGVARIRGRARAADRIEGEPLAFHRAVRDGYLRLLESRPSRFARIDAALPEDEVFHAVLDAVARRFGW comes from the coding sequence GTGTCCCCCCCCGGTAACGCCAGCCACCGTGCTCCATTTCTGACGTTTGAAGGTATAGAGGGTTCCGGCAAGTCGACGCAGCTTGCGCGTCTCTCCGCGCACCTGTCCGCGAAGGGGATTCCCCACCTCGTCACGCGCGAGCCGGGCGGCACCCCGCTGGCCGACGAGATCCGCCGCCTCGTGCTCTCCCCCCGCGAAGAACGCATCTTTCCCGAAACCGAGCTGCTCCTGTACGAGGCGTCCCGCGCGCAGCACGTCCGGGGCGTCATCCTGCCCGCCATCGAATCGGGGCGGGCGGTCCTCTGCGACCGGTTCTCCGACGCCACGACCGCGTACCAGGGGCACGCGAGGAAGCTCGGCACGGAGATCGTGGAACGGCTGAACGGATTCGCCGCGGGGGGGATCACCCCCGACCTCACCCTCCTGTTCGACCTGCCGCCCGAGACGGGTGTCGCCCGCATCCGGGGACGGGCGCGGGCCGCGGACCGGATCGAGGGGGAGCCGCTCGCCTTCCACCGCGCGGTGCGCGACGGGTATCTGCGCCTCCTCGAATCCCGGCCGTCGCGGTTTGCGCGGATCGACGCCGCGCTTCCGGAGGACGAGGTGTTCCACGCCGTGCTGGACGCGGTCGCCCGGCGCTTCGGATGGTAG
- a CDS encoding vitamin B12-dependent ribonucleotide reductase, translating into MREKHGVMPVSENARTVLERRYLKKGMKGDPLETPEEMVCRVAYNIALAEGLYYGALPEVVLRWAETFYALMRGLDFLPNSPTLMNAGRELQQLSACFVLPVEDSMESIFEAVKNTALIHKSGGGTGFSFSRLRPHADVVRSTKGISSGPISFMTVFDAATETIKQGGTRRGANMGILRVDHPDILDFITCKSQTSRLNNFNISVALTEEFMKAVENDEEYSLVNPHSREVTSRLSAREVFERIVDSSWRNGEPGIVFIDRINRDNPTPRVGAIESTNPCGEQPLLPYESCNLGSVNLANMIAAENGHARIDYDRLKTVVHTSVRFLDNVIDMNNYPLAEIRHMTMGNRKIGLGVMGFADMLIRLGVPYDSDEALAVGQEVMSFVQQEAQAASSNLARERCPFPNYPVSVFPERGGAPRRNATVTTIAPTGTISIIGGVSSGIEPIFALSYIRNVMDNDHLVEAHPLFDAEMRRRGLYSVDRMKEISKVGSLKHVEGIPEDVARVYVTAHDISPEAHLRMQAAFQKYTDNAVSKTVNFPSDATRDDIRKVFALAYRLGCKGVTVYRDRSREEQVLNIGEVNRKDGAASAVPAESRETPFVTPRPRPDTLIGVTKEIKTSCGKLYVTINRDEKGIFEVFNQMGKAGGCAASQSEAIGRLVSLALRSGVQPEMIIKQLKGISCHLPSWGGNGGKILSCADAVSKAIEWYLENFEAMFPGVPKPSAAAAAAAASKKPALPGDEEEIVRGACPDCGSQVERQEGCLKCRSCGFSEC; encoded by the coding sequence ATGCGGGAGAAGCACGGCGTGATGCCGGTTTCCGAAAACGCCCGCACCGTGCTGGAACGCCGCTACCTCAAGAAAGGGATGAAGGGCGACCCGCTGGAGACGCCCGAGGAGATGGTCTGCCGCGTCGCGTACAACATCGCGCTGGCGGAAGGGCTTTACTACGGCGCCCTCCCCGAGGTCGTGCTCCGTTGGGCGGAAACGTTCTACGCCCTCATGCGGGGGCTCGATTTCCTCCCGAACTCCCCCACGCTGATGAACGCGGGGCGCGAGCTCCAGCAGCTGTCGGCGTGCTTCGTCCTCCCGGTGGAGGATTCGATGGAGTCGATCTTCGAGGCGGTCAAGAACACCGCGCTGATCCACAAGAGCGGCGGCGGCACCGGCTTCTCCTTCTCGCGGCTCCGGCCGCACGCGGACGTCGTCCGGTCGACCAAGGGGATCTCTTCCGGCCCGATCTCCTTCATGACCGTCTTCGACGCGGCCACGGAGACGATCAAGCAGGGCGGCACGCGGCGCGGCGCGAACATGGGGATCCTGCGGGTCGACCACCCCGACATCCTCGACTTCATCACCTGCAAGAGCCAGACGAGCCGCCTGAACAACTTCAACATCTCCGTCGCCCTCACCGAGGAGTTCATGAAGGCGGTGGAGAACGACGAGGAGTACAGCCTCGTCAACCCCCACTCCCGCGAAGTGACCTCGCGGCTGTCGGCCCGCGAGGTGTTCGAGCGGATCGTCGACTCGTCCTGGCGCAACGGGGAGCCGGGGATCGTCTTCATCGACCGGATCAACCGGGACAATCCCACGCCGCGGGTCGGCGCGATCGAGAGCACGAACCCCTGCGGAGAGCAGCCTCTGCTGCCGTACGAATCGTGCAACCTGGGCTCCGTCAACCTCGCGAACATGATCGCCGCGGAGAACGGCCACGCCCGGATCGACTACGACCGGCTGAAAACGGTGGTGCACACCTCGGTCCGGTTCCTGGACAACGTGATCGACATGAACAACTACCCCCTGGCCGAGATCCGCCACATGACGATGGGAAACCGGAAGATCGGGCTCGGGGTCATGGGGTTCGCCGACATGCTGATCCGCCTCGGGGTCCCGTACGACTCCGACGAGGCGCTGGCGGTGGGCCAGGAGGTCATGAGCTTCGTCCAGCAGGAGGCGCAGGCGGCGTCCTCCAACCTGGCGCGCGAGCGGTGCCCCTTCCCCAACTACCCGGTCAGCGTCTTCCCCGAGCGGGGCGGGGCCCCGCGCCGAAACGCCACCGTGACCACCATCGCCCCGACGGGCACGATCAGCATCATCGGCGGCGTCTCCAGCGGGATCGAGCCGATCTTCGCCCTCTCCTACATCCGCAACGTGATGGACAACGACCACCTCGTGGAGGCGCACCCGCTGTTCGACGCCGAGATGCGGCGGCGCGGGCTCTACTCCGTGGACCGGATGAAGGAGATCTCGAAGGTGGGGTCGTTGAAGCACGTCGAGGGGATCCCCGAGGACGTCGCGCGCGTCTACGTCACCGCGCACGACATCTCCCCGGAGGCCCACCTGCGGATGCAGGCGGCGTTCCAGAAGTACACCGACAACGCGGTGTCCAAGACGGTGAACTTCCCGTCGGACGCCACGCGCGACGACATCCGGAAGGTGTTCGCGCTCGCCTACCGCCTCGGGTGCAAGGGGGTCACGGTCTACCGCGACCGCAGCCGCGAGGAGCAGGTCCTGAACATCGGCGAGGTGAACCGGAAGGACGGCGCCGCGTCGGCGGTCCCCGCGGAGAGCCGCGAAACGCCGTTCGTCACCCCCCGCCCGCGCCCCGACACCCTGATCGGGGTGACCAAGGAGATCAAGACGAGCTGCGGAAAGCTCTACGTCACGATCAACCGGGACGAGAAGGGGATCTTCGAGGTCTTCAACCAGATGGGGAAGGCGGGCGGGTGCGCCGCGTCCCAGTCGGAGGCGATCGGCCGGCTGGTCTCGCTCGCCCTGCGCTCCGGCGTGCAGCCCGAGATGATCATCAAGCAGCTGAAGGGAATCTCCTGCCACCTCCCCTCGTGGGGAGGGAACGGCGGGAAGATCCTTTCGTGCGCCGACGCCGTGTCGAAGGCGATCGAGTGGTACCTCGAGAACTTCGAGGCGATGTTCCCCGGCGTCCCCAAGCCGTCCGCCGCCGCGGCCGCGGCCGCCGCATCGAAGAAGCCGGCGCTGCCCGGCGACGAGGAAGAGATCGTCCGGGGCGCCTGCCCCGACTGCGGCAGCCAGGTCGAGCGGCAGGAGGGGTGCCTCAAGTGCCGCTCCTGCGGCTTCTCGGAGTGCTAA